From Brassica oleracea var. oleracea cultivar TO1000 chromosome C3, BOL, whole genome shotgun sequence, a single genomic window includes:
- the LOC106332164 gene encoding ubiquitin-conjugating enzyme E2 6-like: MASPSKRREMDMMKLMMSDYKVDTVNDDLHMFYVTFHGPTDSLYEGGVWKIKVELPEAYPYKSLSVGFVNKIYHPNVDESSGAVCLDVINQTWSPMFDLINVFESFLPQLLLYPNPSDPFNGEAASLLMRDRPAYELKVKEYCKRYAKPEDIGAPEEISSDDDDDDSMSERGSDSDGNDEIAGKADP; the protein is encoded by the exons ATGGCTTCGCCGAGCAAACGCCGAGAGATGGACATGATGAAATT GATGATGAGTGATTACAAGGTGGATACTGTCAACGACGATTTGCATATGTTCTATGTCACTTTCCATGGCCCCACTGACA GTCTTTACGAAGGAGGTGTGTGGAAGATCAAAGTCGAACTCCCTGAAGCTTATCCTTACAAATCTCTTTCTGTTGGTTTCGTTAACAAGATTTATCACCCCAATGTTGATGAATC TTCTGGCGCAGTTTGCTTAGATGTAATAAACCAGACATGGAGTCCAATGTTTG ATCTAATCAATGTCTTCGAGTCATTCCTTCCTCAACTGCTTCTATATCCAAACCCATCTGATCCTTTCAATGGTGAAGCTGCCTCTCTCTTGATGCGAGACCGTCCTGCCTACGAACTGAAAGTCAAAG AATATTGCAAGAGGTATGCTAAACCAGAGGACATTGGAGCACCTGAGGAGATCTCAAGTGATGACGATGATGATGATAGCATGAGCGAACGTGGTTCAGACTCCGATGGCAACGATGAAATTGCTGGAAAAGCCGATCCTTGA